GCCCAGCCACACGTCGGGGCGCGCTGCGCGGATCGCCGCCACGCGCGCGAGATCGAGATCGATTTCGCCGGTCAGCTTGATCTTGATCGCCTTCGCGCAGGCGAAGCGGGTGGCCTTGCCGGCCATCTTCGCCGGGCTGTCGGCGCTCACCGTCATCGTGGTGCGCACCGGCTTCGGCTCGTCCAGCCCGGCGAGTTGCCACACCGGCGTCCCGGTGCGAGCCGCCTCCAGCTCCCACAGCGCCGCGTCGAGCGCGTTGCGCGCGCCGCCCGGCGACAGGGCGGAGCGCAAGTCCGCGCGGGTGATCCCGCCCTCGACCTGGTCCCTCACCTCCTCGATCTGCTGGCGCATGTTCGCAAGGTCGTCGCCCAGATAATAGACCCCGGCGGCCTCTCCCCGACCGCGATGCGACCCGTCGTCCAGCGTCGCGACCAGCACCTCCGCGTGTTCGAACACATAGCCCGATATCGCGAAGGGTTCGGCAAGCCGGATCGCCTGCGTCTCGACCGTCAGGCGCATCAGTAGTTAGTCGACAGCACGAGGACGTGGAAGACGATCGCGACGTAGAGGATCACCACGGTCGCCAGCAGGAACAGCACGCTCCACAGCTTGGACGTCCACTTGCGGCCATCCGTCCAAGTCAGCCACGCGTTCCAGCCTGCGATCGGCACAGCGCCGACGAAGACGATGATCGCGACGATCTTCGCAAGCCACAGCAGCGGGTCGGACGCCCCGCTCAGCAGTTCGAGCTGGGTGAACATCGCCAGGACCAGCGCCGTCCATCCGCCGATCGTCAACAATTCCGCCCACGCCATGATCCCGGCGGCGCGATAGGCGCGCCTTGCCTTACCTTCCACCCGCAGTTCGGACCGATAGCGTCGACGGATGAACCAGGTGGCAGGCCAATAGAGCGCGGTCAGGAGAAGGATCGCCAAGCTGGCATAGACCAGCGGCAGGATCCAGGTCTTGGAGCGATAGCCCTCGACCGGGTCGAACACCATGAAGGGGGAGACCATGTCGAAGCTCCAGCGCACGACCTTCCCGTCGACGACCTTCGCGGCGAGCCGATCATGCCCGGTGCGATCGCGCCACACGAACGGCGCGATCTCGTCCCACTTGCGCGGCGCGCCGCCCGGTTCCACCAGCGAGGGGACGAGCAATCCGCCATCCGCGTCCAGCGTGACGTCGGTCTGGCCGAAGAGGTTGAGGATATCGATGAAGTTCGATTGGCCCCGGCGGCTGTTCATCCAGACCCCCGTCATCATCCGGGCATGCTGCTTCGCCGTTTCCGGATCGACCCGTCCATCGGTACCGGAGGCCGGAAAGTAGCGGTCGGCGAAATCCTGGAACAGCTGCGCCCGAACCTCCTGCACGACCCCCTCCTTGCCGGTGGAATTGAACGAGACGTACAGGCCCACACCCTCGTCCATGAAAAGATGCAGGGAGGTGTGGAAGTTCTGCGTATCGCCGAGATGCGCGATGACGTCGCGCCCGTTGATGTTGGTTTCGAAGAAGCCCAGCTCCATACGGTTCAGCGGCGGGATGAGTGACGCCGGATCGACCTTGTCGAGAGGGCTGTCATGCATCATCGCCGCGGTCTTCGCGTCGAGGATCGGGCCGCCGCCCTGCAGGTGGGCGATCATGAACTTGGCCATGTCCAGCCCGGACGCGGACAGCGATCCGGCCGGGGCGGGAACGACGATCTCGAACCCTTCCTTCTCGCCCGAGGCGAGCGGATAGCCGGTCGCCATCAGCGGTTCGAGACGCTCGGGCAGCGGCTGGCGGAACGTCGCGGTGTTCATGCCGAGCGGACGGAAGATCCGCTGTTCGACATAATCATCAAACGGGATGCCGGACGTGCGCTGCACGATATATCCCGCCAGCGTGGTGCCCCAGTTCGAATAGGCCGGCGTCGTACCGGCGGCGAAGATGCGCTCGGGCACCCAACGCTTGAGATAGGTGCCAATGGGCTGCGCAGCCTTGGGATCGAAGCTGATGAGATCCTTCACCGCCTCTTCGAACCCGGCCGTATGCGTCATGAGCTGCCGCATGGTCACCGGCTTCCCCTCGCGCGGCGGAATCTCGAAATCGAGATAGCGATTGACGTCGGCGTCGAGATCGATCTTCCCGGCCTGAACCTGCTGCATGACGGCGGTCCAGGTGACGAGCTTCGAGACCGAGCCGGGGCGGAACAGGGTGCGCGCGGGATCGACCGGCGTCCCCTTGCCGACATCCGCATAGCCATAGCCCTTTGCCGCGACGATTTGGCCATCGCGCACGACGGTAACGACGGCGCCCGCCACGTCGCCGGAGCGAAGCGCATAGGGCATATACCCGTCGAGCCATGCGTTGATGTCGTCCTGGGTGAGCGTCTCGCCAGTGCCGCCCGATGATGGGGATGCTTGCGCGACCGCCGGTTCGGGGGTCAGCGGACCTTGCATGGTCGAGGTTTCATCGAGCGTCTGCGCGGTGGAGATAGCCCCCGCCGCGATCAATGCACCGATCAGCGCCAGACCGATAAACAGCTTGAAAAATCGCATTCCCGTTGCCCCCGCCACCAGCTTTCTCTATGAATGAATAACATTCCGATTAGGACAATGTTTATCCTGATTGGAAAATTCGTCAATGGCTGTGTGAGGGATCGGCATGTCGCAGGAACCGCCCACTCTGGGCTCTCTGCTTCGCAATCTGCGCAAGAGGGAAGGCTGGACCCTCAAGGAAATGAGCGCGAAGAGCGGCATCCCCGTCTCCACGCTGTCCAAGATCGAGCATGACCGGCTTACGCTGACCTACGACAAGCTCCAGTCGCTGGGGCAAAGGCTGGGCCTGCGCATGTCGGACCTTTTTTCCGAACAGGACGAGACCGCGTCACAGGCTGTTACCGCCCGGCGCAGCCTGGGCGATATCGGGCGCTCGGTCCGCGTCGAGACGCCCAATTACGATTATTACTATCTTTGCACGGAGCTTCGCCGGAAACGGATGATACCCGTCATCACGAAGATTCGCGCCCGCTCCGCCGAACAGTTCGGCGATCTCGTGCGCCATTCGGGCGAGGAATTCATCTATGTGCTGAGCGGCAAGGTGGTCGTGCAGACCGAATTCTACGATCCGGTGACGCTGGAGGCGGGGCAGTCGCTCTATATCGATTCCAGCATGGGCCACGCATATCTGGCGGCGGAAGATTGCGAGGAAGCGGAAGTCCTGGGTATCATGTCGAGTGCCGACGAAGCGCTGATGGAATCGATGCTCAACCTGCACGAGGAACAAAGGCAGGCGACCACCCCGGCCAACGAGGACACGCCGTCCGACGAACACACCCGCACCGCCAGAGGAGCGCGATGAAGATGACACGCCTTGTTCTTACAGTCCTTGCAGCCGGGCTTGCCGTCGCCGCCCCGGCTTCCGCGCAGGATTACGATGCGCGGGTGGACCGCGTGCTGGCCGAAACCCCGCTGATCGATGGGCATAACGACCTGCCGGAAATGCTGCGAGAGAACGCCCCGGACAAGCGCTGGACCATGGACCTGCAAGATATCTCGGCGGACCCGGCGCAGTACAATACCGACATCCGGCGGCTGAGAGAAGGCAAGGTCGGGGGCCAGTTCTGGTCCGTCTGGGTGTCCCCCACCCTGCCCGGCGACGAGCAGGTGATCGAGACGCTGGAGCAGATCGACCTCGTGAAATCGATCGTCGCGCGGTATCCCGAAACCTTCGCGCTCGCCCGCACTGCCGCCGACGTGCGGCGCGCGCACAAGGCCGGCAGGATCGCCTCGATGATCGGCGTGGAGGGCGGCGGCCAGATCGACGGCAATCTCTCCATCCTGCGGACCTATGCCGCATTGGGCGCAGGCTATCTGACCCTCACCCATTCCATCACCATCGATTGGGCGGATTCGGCCACCGACAACCCGCAGCATGACGGGCTGACCCCGTTCGGGGAGGATGTCGTGCGCGAGCTGAACCGGCTGGGAATGCTCGTCGACCTGAGCCATGTCAGCGAAGCGACCATGCGCGACGCTCTGCGGGTCACCAAGGCACCGATCATTTTCTCCCATTCGAACGCCCGCGCCCTGAACGATCATCCGCGCAATGTGTCCGACGAGGTGCTTAAGCTCGTTCGCGAGAACGGCGGCGTGGTCATGGTCAATTATGCCGACCCCTATGTCTCCGATGCCTTTCGCCGCTGGTCGGCGGATCGGGGCGCCGAAAGAACGCGGCTGAACGCACCGCCCTACGGGGGATTGGCGATCGGTCAGCCGGAGAAAGCCGCCGCACTTTTCGAAGAGTGGCTCGCGGCCCATCCCGCGCCCAAGGTCACGCTGAGCGAAGTGGCCGATCACATCGAGCACATCGCGAAGGTCGCAGGCGTGGATCACGTCGGAATCGGATCGGATTTCGACGGCGTCGGCAACCAGTTGCCCGAAGGGCTGGAGGACGTTTCAACCTATCCGGCGCTGCTCAAGGAACTGATGCGCCGGGGGTGGAGCGATGGCGATATCGCGAAACTGGCCGGAGAAAACGTCCTGCGGGTGATGGAAGCGGTCGAAGCGGTCGCCGCGCAGGAGAGGGCGGAAAACCGGAGCTGACGGCGCGCACCGGTCGCTTCGTGCTGACGATGCCCGCGCCTCCGCCAATAGGTGGGTGCGGATACCGGCCCTGAAGGCTAGAATGCGAAGGGTTCAACCTTTCGCTTCTCGCCCGCCTTTAGCGCCTCCAGCACGATCCCGAGCGGCGCGCTGTCGACATCGCTCGCACCGGCCCGGATCAGGTCGGCGAACCGGCTGTAGAGGCGCGGATATTCGTCCGTGCCGCCCGCGGACGGAACGGCCTCACCGCCGATCGTCAAGCGGGCTCCTCCATCCGCGAGGACCATGGAGCCGTCATCGGTCTCGATCCGGATTTCCCACGTCTGCGTTCCCGACTCCCGAAAATCGAGATCGGCGTGCGCGTCCGCGCCACCGGCCAGTTGCATCTGCACCGACGCGGCAATCGGCGAGGCGTAGTTCTCGGGAATATCCAGCCTGCAATCCGTGACCTCAACCGGGCCCGGAAGGATTTCGGTCAGGATCGACAGGGCATTGATGCCGGGATCGAACACGCCGAAGCCGCCCTCTTGCAGGATCCAGTGCTGGCCGGGATGCCATTGGCGGATATCCTCGCGCCAGACGATATCGACATGACGCACGGATCGTCCTTCCAGCCATGTTTTCGCGGGAGCGACCATTGCCGCTTCGCGCGAGTGCCATGCGGTGAAGAGCGTGCAACCGGCCCGGTCCGCATCCGCCGTCAGGTCCGCGACCTCGGCCAGGCTGAGGCCGGGTGGCTTCTCCAGCATGACGTGCAGTCCGCCAGCGAGTGCGGTTTTCGCCACTGCGAAGCGGACTGCAGGGGGCGTGCAGATAGCGGCAGCACCCTGAAACCCGCTGTCCACGAGCGCTTCCACGCTTTCGAACGACGGTGTTCCGTCGGCCTTCTGGTCCGGATCGACAGTGGCCGCGAGGGTGAAGAAGTCGCTCTCGGCAACCGCGGGCAGATGCTGGTCCCCGGCTATCTTACCCAAACCGATTGCAGCGAAATCCATCATTCAGACACTCTCGTTCGTTTTATATGATTTATAGGTTCCTTAGCAGGAAGAACGCCGTTATCAATCATCGGCGCACACCGCGTGATGGAACTGTTTGGGGGATAAGGCGACGTGACGGGCCAGAATGAGATGCGAGCAGCACGCAAGAGACTTCGCTCGCGAAGCTGGTTCGACAATCCCGACCATCCCGATATGACCGCGCTCTATCTGGAGCGCTATCTGAATTACGGGCTGAGCATCGAGGAGCTGCAATCGGACCGTCCGATCATCGGGATCGCGCAGACGGGTAGCGACCTCGTGCCCTGCAACCGCCACCATCTGGTGCTGGCCGCGCGGGTGAAGGACGGCATTCGAGAAGCGGGCGGCATTCCGCTGGAATTCCCGGTGCATCCGATCCAGGAAACCGGCAAGCGCCCCACCGCGGGGCTCGACCGCAACCTCGCCTATCTGAGCCTGGTCGAGACCATCTACGGCTATCCAATCGACGGCGTTGTCCTGACGATCGGGTGCGACAAGACCACCCCGGCGTGCCTGATGGCGGCTGCGACGGTCAACGTGCCCGCGATCGCCCTGTCGGTCGGCCCGATGCTGAACGGATGGCACGAGGGGCGGCGCGTCGGCTCCGGAACCATCATCTGGAAAGCCCGCGAGATGCTGGCGAAGGGCGAGATCGATTACGAGGGATTCATCAAGCTGGTCGCTTCGTCATCGCCCTCGACGGGCTATTGCAACACCATGGGCACCGCCACGACGATGAATTCGCTGACCGAGGCCCTGGGCATGTCCCTGCCGGGCTCGGCCGCGATCCCTGCACCCCATCGCGACAGACAGCAATGCGCGTGGGAGACCGGTCGCCAGATCGTGGAGATGGTTGCCGCGGATCGCAAGCCCAGTGACATCATGACGCGGGATGCCTTCCTGAACGCAATCAGGGTGAATTCCGCGATCGGCGGGTCGACCAACGCGCCGATCCACCTCAACGCGGTCGCGCGGCATCTCGGCGTGGAGCTGACGATCGCCGATTGGGAGGAGCACGGGGCGAAGGTCCCCCTGCTCGTCAATCTCCAGCCCGCCGGGGAATATCTCGGCGAGGATTTCCATCGGGCCGGCGGGGTGCCCGCCGTCATGGGCGAATTGCTGCGCAACGGCGAGCTGGACGGATCGGTCATGACCGCCACCGGAAAGACGGTCTCGGAAAATATCGGCACCGCCCGCTCGCTCGACGAGCAGGTCATCCGTCCTTACGGCCAGCCGCTGGCGGAGCACGCGGGGCTGACGGTCCTGTCGGGCAACCTGTTCGACAATGCCGTGATGAAGACTTCGGTCGTCTCGGCCCAATTCCGGTCGCGTTACCTTTCGAACCCGGAATCGCCGAACCGGTTCGAAGGGCGCGCGATCGTGTTCGATGGGCCGGAGGATTATCACCAGCGGATCGACGATCCCGAGCTGGGGGTCGATCAGGATTGCATCCTGATCATGCGCGGTGCCGGGCCGGTGGGCTATCCCGGGGGGGCTGAGGTCGTGAACATGCGTCCGCCCGCCGCCTTGATCCAGGCCGGTATCGATACGCTTCCATGCATCGGCGACGGTCGCCAATCGGGCACCAGCGGATCTCCGTCGGTCCTCAATGCCTCGCCTGAAGCCGCCGTCGGCGGCGGGCTGGCATTGGTGCGAACGGGCGACACGATCCGGATCGACCTGACCGCGCGCAAGGTCGACGTGCTACTGGATGACGAGGAACTCGACCGGCGCCGCCAGGAAATCAGCGACGATAACACAGGTTTGGCACCGGAATCACAGACCCCATGGCAGGAAATACAGCGCAATCTGGTCGGGCAATTCGGCGAAGGCGCGGTGCTGGAATGTGCCGTCGCCTATCAGCGGATCGCCCAGACCAAGGGTCTACCGCGCGACAGTCACTAGGGAAGCGAGGCGGCACGCCCGCCCTGCCCGTCGCCGCTATCCTGCCCGATTAGGTCGAGCACTTCACCGATCAGGTGTCGCATCGCGCGCCGCGCGCCGTCCTCATCCCTCTTGGCGATGGCATCGAGGACGGCACCGTGGTCCTCGATGCTGGCGGTGTGGCCCTTGATCTTGTTGGTGAACCGGATCGAAGTCTGCAACGCCGTCGAAACCACATCACGAAACTGGCGGTAGAACGGGTTCTCTGAAGCTTCCAGAATCGCCACGTGGAAGGCGATATCGGCGGAGAGCGTATCGTCCTCGCCCTTCTCGGCCTCGCGCATCCGGTCCAGCCCATCCGAAATGAGTTTCAGATCGTGTTCCTGGTGAAAACGAGCCGCCAAGGCGGCCGCTTCGGGTTCGATCGCGACCCGCAGCTGGTTGAAGTGGCGCAAGAGGACGACCGAGGCTCTTCGTTCCAGCAGCCATCGAAGGACATCGGGGTCGAAAAGATTCCAGTTCTCCGCCGGCTCGACGACCGTGCCCTGGCGCGGGCGTGCGCTGAGCAATCCCTTGGCCGTCAGCATCTTCACCGCCTCGCGCGTGACGGAGCGACTGACCCCGTGATGCTGCGTCAATTCCGCTTCGGTAGGGAACGGCGCATCGTTGTATTCGCCCACGATGATAGCTCGCCCGAGATGTTCGAGCATTCCCTGAGTCAGATTCCGGCCAAGCCGGGAGCGGACGCTCCCGTCGTCTTCTACTGCCCTCACCAAGGCTGCTCCTTCCCACCAAAATCGGTTATCTGCCATCATAGCTTAAAGTGATGATCGCGATAGACAAACCATCCACGGCTGGACAAAGTCTATAAATAATATAATTCGGCCCGAGCGTGAAATGGGCCACCGCGGGTGGCCCGCGGGGCGGAGGGTGCGATCCTATGGGTCTGGCGACATTCGATATCGTCGTGGTGGCGATCTATGCGGTGGGAATATTCGGTCTCGCGCAATGGGT
Above is a genomic segment from Erythrobacter sp. 3-20A1M containing:
- a CDS encoding Gfo/Idh/MocA family protein; the protein is MMDFAAIGLGKIAGDQHLPAVAESDFFTLAATVDPDQKADGTPSFESVEALVDSGFQGAAAICTPPAVRFAVAKTALAGGLHVMLEKPPGLSLAEVADLTADADRAGCTLFTAWHSREAAMVAPAKTWLEGRSVRHVDIVWREDIRQWHPGQHWILQEGGFGVFDPGINALSILTEILPGPVEVTDCRLDIPENYASPIAASVQMQLAGGADAHADLDFRESGTQTWEIRIETDDGSMVLADGGARLTIGGEAVPSAGGTDEYPRLYSRFADLIRAGASDVDSAPLGIVLEALKAGEKRKVEPFAF
- a CDS encoding dipeptidase, whose amino-acid sequence is MKMTRLVLTVLAAGLAVAAPASAQDYDARVDRVLAETPLIDGHNDLPEMLRENAPDKRWTMDLQDISADPAQYNTDIRRLREGKVGGQFWSVWVSPTLPGDEQVIETLEQIDLVKSIVARYPETFALARTAADVRRAHKAGRIASMIGVEGGGQIDGNLSILRTYAALGAGYLTLTHSITIDWADSATDNPQHDGLTPFGEDVVRELNRLGMLVDLSHVSEATMRDALRVTKAPIIFSHSNARALNDHPRNVSDEVLKLVRENGGVVMVNYADPYVSDAFRRWSADRGAERTRLNAPPYGGLAIGQPEKAAALFEEWLAAHPAPKVTLSEVADHIEHIAKVAGVDHVGIGSDFDGVGNQLPEGLEDVSTYPALLKELMRRGWSDGDIAKLAGENVLRVMEAVEAVAAQERAENRS
- a CDS encoding helix-turn-helix domain-containing protein; its protein translation is MSQEPPTLGSLLRNLRKREGWTLKEMSAKSGIPVSTLSKIEHDRLTLTYDKLQSLGQRLGLRMSDLFSEQDETASQAVTARRSLGDIGRSVRVETPNYDYYYLCTELRRKRMIPVITKIRARSAEQFGDLVRHSGEEFIYVLSGKVVVQTEFYDPVTLEAGQSLYIDSSMGHAYLAAEDCEEAEVLGIMSSADEALMESMLNLHEEQRQATTPANEDTPSDEHTRTARGAR
- a CDS encoding serine hydrolase, coding for MRFFKLFIGLALIGALIAAGAISTAQTLDETSTMQGPLTPEPAVAQASPSSGGTGETLTQDDINAWLDGYMPYALRSGDVAGAVVTVVRDGQIVAAKGYGYADVGKGTPVDPARTLFRPGSVSKLVTWTAVMQQVQAGKIDLDADVNRYLDFEIPPREGKPVTMRQLMTHTAGFEEAVKDLISFDPKAAQPIGTYLKRWVPERIFAAGTTPAYSNWGTTLAGYIVQRTSGIPFDDYVEQRIFRPLGMNTATFRQPLPERLEPLMATGYPLASGEKEGFEIVVPAPAGSLSASGLDMAKFMIAHLQGGGPILDAKTAAMMHDSPLDKVDPASLIPPLNRMELGFFETNINGRDVIAHLGDTQNFHTSLHLFMDEGVGLYVSFNSTGKEGVVQEVRAQLFQDFADRYFPASGTDGRVDPETAKQHARMMTGVWMNSRRGQSNFIDILNLFGQTDVTLDADGGLLVPSLVEPGGAPRKWDEIAPFVWRDRTGHDRLAAKVVDGKVVRWSFDMVSPFMVFDPVEGYRSKTWILPLVYASLAILLLTALYWPATWFIRRRYRSELRVEGKARRAYRAAGIMAWAELLTIGGWTALVLAMFTQLELLSGASDPLLWLAKIVAIIVFVGAVPIAGWNAWLTWTDGRKWTSKLWSVLFLLATVVILYVAIVFHVLVLSTNY
- a CDS encoding dipeptide epimerase; protein product: MRLTVETQAIRLAEPFAISGYVFEHAEVLVATLDDGSHRGRGEAAGVYYLGDDLANMRQQIEEVRDQVEGGITRADLRSALSPGGARNALDAALWELEAARTGTPVWQLAGLDEPKPVRTTMTVSADSPAKMAGKATRFACAKAIKIKLTGEIDLDLARVAAIRAARPDVWLGVDGNQGFEARELDRLVEGLQAQDVSLLEQPLQRGREADLDGYSSPIPIAGDESLLSLEDLDRAVGRFDVVNIKLDKCGGLTEGLMVAAEARRLGLGVMVGTMIATSLGTAPGFLLGQLADLVDLDGPLLIAEDREPGVTYTDGMLYAPAGVWGAGSPAIA
- a CDS encoding IlvD/Edd family dehydratase, which encodes MRAARKRLRSRSWFDNPDHPDMTALYLERYLNYGLSIEELQSDRPIIGIAQTGSDLVPCNRHHLVLAARVKDGIREAGGIPLEFPVHPIQETGKRPTAGLDRNLAYLSLVETIYGYPIDGVVLTIGCDKTTPACLMAAATVNVPAIALSVGPMLNGWHEGRRVGSGTIIWKAREMLAKGEIDYEGFIKLVASSSPSTGYCNTMGTATTMNSLTEALGMSLPGSAAIPAPHRDRQQCAWETGRQIVEMVAADRKPSDIMTRDAFLNAIRVNSAIGGSTNAPIHLNAVARHLGVELTIADWEEHGAKVPLLVNLQPAGEYLGEDFHRAGGVPAVMGELLRNGELDGSVMTATGKTVSENIGTARSLDEQVIRPYGQPLAEHAGLTVLSGNLFDNAVMKTSVVSAQFRSRYLSNPESPNRFEGRAIVFDGPEDYHQRIDDPELGVDQDCILIMRGAGPVGYPGGAEVVNMRPPAALIQAGIDTLPCIGDGRQSGTSGSPSVLNASPEAAVGGGLALVRTGDTIRIDLTARKVDVLLDDEELDRRRQEISDDNTGLAPESQTPWQEIQRNLVGQFGEGAVLECAVAYQRIAQTKGLPRDSH
- a CDS encoding FadR/GntR family transcriptional regulator encodes the protein MLEHLGRAIIVGEYNDAPFPTEAELTQHHGVSRSVTREAVKMLTAKGLLSARPRQGTVVEPAENWNLFDPDVLRWLLERRASVVLLRHFNQLRVAIEPEAAALAARFHQEHDLKLISDGLDRMREAEKGEDDTLSADIAFHVAILEASENPFYRQFRDVVSTALQTSIRFTNKIKGHTASIEDHGAVLDAIAKRDEDGARRAMRHLIGEVLDLIGQDSGDGQGGRAASLP